The Paenarthrobacter aurescens region GTCCGTGGGGTTTTACCAAAAGCTGCCCAGTGAGCTCAACGTCAATTCCCCTTCGCTGTCCAGCACCGTGGTCGCCGCGGACGGCACTCTCATCGCCACCTTTTTCGCGGAGAACCGTGTGAAAGTCCCGCTGGAGGAAATGTCCCCGTTCATTCGTGAGGCGATCATCGCGATCGAAGACAACCGCTTCTACGATCACGCAGGTGTGGACGCCCAAGGGATCATTCGCGCGCTGACTTCCAACCTGACCCAGGGCACCCGGCAAGGCGCTTCCACCCTGACCCAGCAATACGTCACCAATGTGCTCAACGAGTCGCGCCTGTCCGAGGGAAGGCCGGAAGATGTGGTGCTCAGCGGCCAGAAGACTGTGGGCGATAAGCTGCGTGAAATCAAGCTCGCCTTGGAACTGGAAAAGCGCTTCAGCAAGGACCAAATCCTTGAGGGATACCTGAACATCGTGTTCTTCAACCGGAACGCCTACGGGATCGAGGCAGCATCACGGTACTTCTTCAGCACCTCAGCCAGTGATCTGACGTTGCCACAGGCAGCACTGCTGGCCGGCCTGGTCAATGGTCCGAGCATCTATGACCCCTTTGCCTCCCCGGATGCTGCGCTCGCCCGACGCAACCTGGTACTGGACCGGATGCTGGAACAAGGCAAAATCACGCCCGTTGATCACGGAGTGGCAGTAGCCACGCCCATTGAACTGAACATCACACCCTCCCTGCAGGGATGCGCGGGAACAACCTTTGCCACCTATTTCTGCGACTACGTCTCCCACCTGATCCTTAACAACGAGGACTACGGGGCAACCCTGGAGGACCGTGAACGGCTCCTCTACCGGGGCGGCCTGACCATCACCACCACGTTGGACAGCCGGCTCCAGAACCTTGCCCAACAACAAGTGGACGCCTCAGCCGGAGCCAACCCGGACAAATGGGGTGCGGCCATGACAACCGTTCAGCCCGGCACCGGGAAAATCCTTGCCATGGCCCAGAACACGGTGTTCGTTCCTCAGGAAGGCAAATACGACACCCAGCTGAACTTCAACGTCGATGCCAAAGATGAGAACGGCTACGACCTCAATGGTGCCGGTGGATTCCAGCCGGGTTCCACCATGAAACCGTTCATCTATGCCGAGTGGCTCAACGAGGGCAAGAATCCCACAGCCGTTGTTGACGCATCACGCAGGGTATACCCCGTGGGCTTCCAGTGGCGTTCGAGCTGCGGCAAGGTCCTTGGCGGCTACAGCACCGCCCAGAAGGCCCAAAACCTGGGTGCAGATGACGATCTGCAAAACAACGACGACGGCTATTACCGTCCTATGCCCATCAACTACGGCCTGTACAACTCCATCAACACCGCCACTTTCGCCACCGCAGCGCAACTGGACTTCTGCGGGATCCAGAAGATGGTGGACGCCGTGGGCCTGCACAGCGGTTTGGACAACGCGCCCATCAACATGCACCAGATCGGCAACCTTCTTGGTTCCATTGGGGTGGCCCCCATGGTCCTGGCCAACGCCTACGCCACCTTCGCCAATGACGGCACCTACTGCAAGCCAATCGCCATAACCGGGATCAGCGACTCCCAAGGCCGGGAGTATGAGCCGCAAACTCCCGAATGCAGGGAAGCAGTAAAACCGGCTGTAGCCCGTGGCGTGAACGCCGTCCTCCAGGATGTCCTCAAGGTAGGTTCCGGTGTGTACATTGAGCCCAAGGTTCACACCAAGGCCCCCGTTGCAGCCAAGACCGGCACGTCCAACAACAACGGCGCCACCTGGATTGCCGGTTACACCACAAGCCTCGCTACGGCGTCGTTCTTCGGTGATACCTCAGCGGGACAGCAGCGGGCCGGGCAGAACATCACCATCAACGGCAAGTTCTACAAGTCCCTGGACGGGTACATGATTGCGGGTCCGCAGTGGGCCAATTACATGACGGAGGCAGTGGCGCTCTACCCGAGCGTGGCCTTCCCGGCACCGCCCGCTCCCCCGGCGCCCACGCCATCCGTACCGACGACGCCACAGCCCACACGCCGCTGACCCTGCGTTGCGGGGCCCGCTCTGCGCGCTGACCCTGCGTTGCGGGGCCCGCTCTGCGCGCTGATTCTTGACCAGAGCGCGCAAAGCGGGCCCCACAACGATCCCTAGAGGGCGTGCTCCACGTCCGCATGGGTCACGTCCGCTTGGGTGCTGTGTGCTTGGGTGCCTTCCGCTTGGGTGCCGTCGTCCTCGTAGCGCTCCACGCCAGCGAGATGACGGCCCGCGATGTACCCGAAGGTCAGCGCCGGGCCCAGATTGATTCCGCCCGCGGGGTAGTGCCCGCCCATGACGCTGGCCTGATCATTCCCGGCAACGTACAAGCCCTCGATCGGGCCGCCGTCGTGGTTCAGTGCCCTGCTGCGGCTATCGGTGTCCAGTCCGGCGAACGTCCCGAAGCTGCCGGGCACCACGCGCACCGCGTAGAACGGACCCTTCTCAATGGGCCCCAATGACGGGTTGGGCTTGGTGGTTGCGTCGCCGCCGTAGCGGTTGAAAGCGGTCTCGCCGCGGCCGAATTCGGGATCGACGCCGGCACGGGCATTTGCGTTGAACCGGGCCACGGTGCGGCGCAATTCCGTGGGGTCGATGCCGCATTTGCTCGCCAGTTCCTCCAGCGTTCGGCCTTTGACCAGGTACCCGGAGCGTAGGTAGGGCAGGAGCGGTACAGGGAGCGGCTTGGCCATTCCCAAGGGAAACCTGCGAACAAAACGGCTATCCGCAATCTGCCACGACTCCACAGTTTCGCCCTCAGGGGTAGCGGCCAGGAGTGCCTCCACGTAGTCGTAGTAGCCGTTGGCCTCGTTCACGAACCGCTTGCCATCCGCACGGACACCGATGCTTCCCGGCTTGGCGCGGTCCATGATGTGCGGGAACACCCCGGTCCTGCCGTTCCGGTACGGCACCAACGACACCGGGCACCACGCAGCCGGCGACTTCACGTCAGATCTGAAGCGGGCACCCACAGCCTGTGCCAGGTTGATGCCGTCACCGGTGGTTTCGCCCGGCGACAACGTCCAGTGCTCCCGGCCGGTGGGCGTCTTGGGAAAGAGTTCCTTGCGCCGCTGAACATCGTTGGGAAAACCGCCGGATGCCAGGACCACACCGCGGCGCGCCTTGATCTGCAACTCCCCTTCAGGAGAACGCACGACGGCGCCAGTCACCTTCCCATTCCCGTCCTTGAGCAACGCTGTGGCCGGGGTGGAGACGCGGATGTCCACGCCGAGATCGTCCGCGGATTTCATGAGCCTGGCCGTCAAGGCCGTGCCGTTGACCAGTTGCATGTTGCGGCGGTGCGTCAGCAGGTCCAGGAGGTGGAATCCGAAACGCCAACCCGCGTGAAACAAGCCCTTGGGGTTGCCTTGGGATGCTGACAGGAACTTGCTGAGGTCCGGGCCGGCCATAATGCCCATGCCAAGGAAGGAGGTCTCGTACAGCTGGTGCCGCATCTTCGCCCTGAGTCCGGGCTTGATGGTGCGGGCGTTCAGCGGTTTGGGGCCAACGGACCGGTTGCCCGTGCCTGCCCCCGGGAGCTCACCGTAGATGTCATTGATCTTGCTGCCCGGGACGAACTGCAGGGAGGTCTTGTCATGGAAGAAGCCCACCATATGCGGTGCCGCTTCGAGGAAGGCATCCACCCTGCTGACTTGGTACTGCCCGCCAAGAACTTCCCGAAGGTAGGTTCGGAAGGTTTCCTTGTCCTCGTTGACTCCTTCTTCCTTAGCCAGCGGATTGCCAGGCGCCCAGGCCCAACCTCCGGACCAGGAAGTGGCGCCTCCGCAAACATTTGCTTTCTCAACAACCATGACCTTCAGCCCGTGGAACGCAGCCGTGACAGCCGCGGACATTCCTCCGGCGCCGGAGCCGATGACCAGGACATCGCAGTCCACGGTGCGGAGGGTGTTGCCGTTCATTTGCTGCTCCTGGTGAGTGCTGTGTTGCTGAGTTCTGTGGTGTTCAGTGCTGTGTTGCTGAGTTCTGTGGTGTTGAGGACAGCATCTGCCGCCGCTTTGAGGTGTTTGGCCCACGCCAGTTCACCCATCTCCGCCACCCTTTTGTCAGATGGCGTCTCGATGCTGACCGGGGTTTCTGCCGGGAAGGCCGCAAGTATGCTGTGGAGGTCGAATCCGCCCGCCCCGGGAACACCCCGCTCCGAGCGTGACTCTGTGATGAGGGCTTCCCGGCTTCCCGGCGCAACAGCCGGACCGTCGCAGAGCTGGATCAGGGGAACCAGATGCGCAGCTGTTTCGAGCTCGTCCGCAGTGCCACCGAAGCGGTTGAAGTGGAGTGCGTCAACAACAACCTTGCAACCCGCCCGTTGGGCCAGCGTTACTGACTGAGGGATGGAACGAACCGATTGGTAGGCGATGGGTTCCAACGTGGGAATGATTCCGTAGGCCTGGCCATCCTGTGTCATCTGTGCGAGGTGGTCTCCAAAACGGTCAAGGTCCGGGTCTGCGCAGGCAACCGTCAGGGTTGATGCTCCCAAGGCTTGCCCGGCTTCCATCATGAGCAGCCAGGCTTCGCGCTGATCCTGTCCGTTTTGCAGCCCGGTTCCGTCCAGGAGCAGAAACTCGATGTCTTCCACCGTGATTCCTGTATCCGCCATCCTCTCCAGCGTCTCCTTGAGCATGGGAGAGCCAGGCTGGAGGTCATACGGCCGCTCTGTGGTGGTGACAGGACGGACGCGTGCTCCGATGAAGTCGAAGCCCGCCTGTGCCGCGATGGTCACCAAGTCCGGCGGTGCGGTTCCGACGAGGGAGAGCTGGGCAATTCCCAGCCGGCGATTTTGAGTGCTCACTTTCGGGCTCCGTTCAGGGTGAAGGCATGCTCTGTGTCCGCGAGGTCGCTGGAATGCTGCGAATTCGCCGGAACTGTCCGGCGGTCTGGCACCGTTCCCGCGAACTCGGCGGAGGGGGTGCCAAGGGTGTCGGCGGAGGGGGTGAGTGCCAGTGCCGTGGCAATGCGTTGGGCGGCGTCGTAACCACTCTTGACGGCGTTGGACACAATGGCCGGTGTTTTATCGATGACCGTCCCGGCGATTGCGACGGGAACGGCAGCGGAGAGGCTGAGTTGAGCTTCCCGTTCTTCGGCAGTGATCGCGCCATCCATCGGCAGTACCGAACGTGAGACCAGGAGATCGCCCGGAGCATCCAGCCATTCCTCCACACCGGAATGATTGACGCGCACCCGGGCACCGTCGAATTCCTCAATGGTGCTGGACAGGAAGATCCGCACCTTTGGATTGGCTTCGAGGCGCGGCACTGCAAGGATCTTGGCCCGCCGTCCGGATTCCGGAGCCATGGTTTCCTGCGGCCCCACAATCAACACCGCGGTTCCACGTGCTGCAAGAGTGTCAGCCACGCTCATAGCCACCGAGTCCGCACCCCAAATGGTCACAGCCTCCGGCACGCTGCCCGCGGAACCGGACGGCCCGCCGTCGGGGTCCTCCGGGTGCACGTCGAGCACTTCCGGATGTGCGGCGAGCCATTCCCGGATGTCGGAAACACGTGGCGAGTCCCCGCCCACGAACCCGGGAGCGGGACGTACGCCACCGGTTGCGATCACCACAGCATCTGCGCCGAACCCGCGGGCCAGCGCGCCGGCGTCGGACGTGTCAACGTGGGCCCCCAACCGAACCTCAACGCCCAAGCGCTCGTTTTCCGCGGTGGACCAGTCCGCAAAGCGGTGGAAGTCCGGCGTCGACTTCATGCGCTCAGCGAGCGCGAACTGCCCGCCCGGCCGCACGCCGTCGTCCATCAACGTGACCCTGGCACCGGCTTCGGCGAGTTCGCGGGCGGCGGTGAGTCCGGCGGGACCGGCACCGACCACAAGCACCTTGGAAGCAGGGCGAACAGCGGGAGTGGGGACCGGCACGCGGGAACGCCCAACGGCGGGGTTGACTGTGCAGGTGACTTGGCCAAGGCCAAGGTTGTCGATGCACACGTTGCACGCGATGCAGGGCCGGTAGCGGTCACCTCGCAGCACGCCACCAACGAATGCGGGATCGGCGTGGATGGCGCGGGCCAGGCTGACGAAATCGCAGGTTCCTTCGGAGAGCACTTCCTCAATGATCTCCGGGCTGTTGAGCCGGCCGGCCATCCCCAGCGGGAGCCCGAACCGGCGGTAGGCCTTGGCATAATCTGCAAGGATCCCGGGCTTCCACTCCCCGGATTGGACGATCCATTCGCCGGCGTCGTAGCTGCCTGCGGAGATGTCCAGGAAGTCGAGCTTTTCCAGATGGGCTTTGGCGATAATGCCCACTTGCTGCTCGGCGCTGATTCCGTCGGCCGGCCCCTCAACCACTGAGACGCGCATGCCCACGATCGCGTCCGGTACGGCATCCCGCACAGCATCGATGACCAGGTTCATGAAGAACTCCGGTGCCGCGAATTCGTCCGTGCGGTGGTTGGAAATCGGCGACATGAACTGGTGGATCAGGTACCCGTGGGCTCCGTGGAGGTTGATCACATCGAAACCTGCGGCAACCGCGCGGCGGGCGGCAACCGCGTAGGCGTCCACGAGTTCGTAGCACTCGGCTGCGGTGAGTTCCCTCGGAACTTCGCCACCCGCCGTCGGGCATGGAACCGGCGACGGCGCGAGGTTCTTGAACCCGGAAACTGCCGATTGCGCGGTGCGGCCGCCGTGGTTAAGTTCGACGGCGGCCAAGGCACCTTCTGCGTGCAGGGCGTCGGTGAGCCGGCGGAGACCGGGAATCATGGCATCGGTGTGCAGGCCGAGTTGGTGCGTGCGGCCCTTGCCGTCAGCCCGGACGTATGTGGCTTCTGTGGTGACCATGCCCAGTCCGGCTTTGGCGCGGGTCAGGAGGTAGTCGATGTATTGCTCGGTGATGAAGCCGTCCGTGGTGCCATAGTTGCGTTCCATCGGGGCCGAAGCGAGGCGGTTGCGGAGGGTCTTGGGAGTGCGGCCGTTGCGGCCCAAGGTCAGGGGTGATGCTGCAGCTGTTGAAGAAATCATGATTAGCCGGCCACTTTCTGGCGGATGCGTCGTTCCGGGATGGCTGTATGCGCGGGGTGACCGGGTGCGAAGCGGACGGGCGCTCCCGTCCGTGAGGATTCGTAAACGGCCAGCAGGATACGCAATGACTTCAGGGCGTCCTTGCCGGTGATGGCCGGTTCCGTCCTGTTTTCCAGGGCTTGCACGAAATCCTGGACCTGCAGTTTGTGGAACGGGATCAGCTGGCCATTGATGATGGACAGATCAACGTTGGGCTCCACTCCCTCCGGGTGGACGGGCTCGACGACGATTCGCTCCCCTACCGCCCACAGGTCCAGCCGGCCGTCGCTGCCTTCGGGGAACTCCGTGAGGGATGCCGAGGCGCCTGTTTCGCCGGTGATGCGGAGCTGAATTCCAAGATTGGGTGACACTGCGGTGGAGGCCTGCAGTGTTGCCATGGCCCCGGAGGTGAAGGTGATCACCGCAGTGGCGGAATCCTCTACCTCTATAAAGTCGCCGTGACGGTAGGTGTTGACCTTGCCGTAGACCTCGGCCACGTCGCCCAGGTACCACTGGAGGAGATCGATCTGGTGAACGGCCTGGGACATGAGGACCCCGCCGCCGTCGCTTTCCCAGGTGCCACGCCAAGCATCCCGGTTGTAGTAGTCCGGGGCACGGTGCAGCATCACCGAGCATTGGGCCATGATGGCGCGGCCCAACGTGCCGTCGTCGATCGCGGTGCGGATCTTTTGCGACGCCGGCCAGAAGCGGCGCTGGAAAAGTACCCCAAGCTGCACCCCGGCGTTCTCGCAGGCGGCCACCATGCGTTCGGCTGACTCGAGCTTGGTGGCAATCGGCTTCTCACAGAGGACGTTCACTCCCGCGGCAGCGGCTTGCAGCACCACTTCCTCGTGGGTGGGGTGGGGAGTGCAAACGGAGACGATGTCCAGGCCCAGGTTCAGGAGCTCCTCCACGCTGGTTACCGCGTTGGGGACGCCCCAGGCCTCTGCCGTGGCCCTGGCCCTTTCCTCATCCACGTCGCAGACACCCACGATCTTCACGTTCTTCAGGGCGTGGAAGGCTTCCAGGTGGTTGCGGGAAATGGCGCCGCAACCCGCGATTCCAACGCGGAAGGTGCGGGGTGCTGTTGCTGGCGAAGTCATGGGGTTGTCCAACTTTCGGGTCATACGTGGGGGCCAGGGGCGGGAGGCCGGGGATGGGCCCGGGCGGGAGGCCGGGGATGGTGCCGGGCGGCTGGGAGCCGCCGCCCGGCGTCGTGCATTATCGCTTTGCTAGCGCGAAGCGCGGGGTTTGCCGAGGTCCTCGAGCGGGACGTTGTAGGTTTCCCTTGCCGTCATGATGGCGATGGCTGAAGCCGCGAGGCAGAGGATGGTGAAGCCGGCCACCGGCCACCAACCGTTGGGTCCGGGCTGGGCCAGGAGCGTTGCGATTGCGGGCGCGAAGCCGGCCAGGATCAGGCCGATCTGGCTGCCGATCGCCATGCCGGAGTAGCGGACCGCTGCCGGGAACATCTCCGGGAAGAAGACGGTCCACACACCGTTCCAGCAGGAGTAGAACACTGTCATGTTCAGGAAGCCGAACAGGAAGATCATGAAGATGTTCTGCTCGCTGATGGCCCAGAAGTAGCCGATGGTGGTCAGCGCGCAGCCGAGGGCACCCACCAGCAGGACCTTTTTGCGGCCGATCCGGTCAGAGATCATGGCGGAGATGGGGATGGTCACCATGGACAGGCCAATGGTTACGGCGTTGACGGTGAGCATGAGCGTGCGGTCGATTCCCACGGCCGGTCCGGTGGCGTAGGCCAGGGCGTATACGGTGAACGTGGTTTGCATGACCGAGAACAGCATCACCACGCCGACGCGCAGGACGTCGCGCCACTGCGTCTTGAAAACTGCGACGGCGGGGATCGCCTTGGGCTTGTTGTGCTCCACGATTTCTTCGAACACGGGCGGTTCATCCAGGCGGGTCCGGATCCAGTAAGCGACCGCGAGGACCACTACTGAGAGCCAGAACGGAACGCGCCAACCCCAGCTGAGGAGGTGTTCCTCCGGCAATGCGGCCAGCGGAATGAAGACCACCGTGGACAGCACCATTCCGGAGGCATACCCGGTCATCACAAAGCTGGTGAAGAAGGCCCGGCGACCCTCCGGTGAGTGCTCCATGGTCAGTGTTGAGGCACCTGCAGCTTCGGCGCCGGCAGAGAAGCCCTGGGCCAAACGGCCTACCAGCAACAATGCC contains the following coding sequences:
- a CDS encoding transglycosylase domain-containing protein: MARNKGQKIGLGRVLLRIFGFFFVSALCGVLIIGFLAPVVAFTSTTVGGSVGFYQKLPSELNVNSPSLSSTVVAADGTLIATFFAENRVKVPLEEMSPFIREAIIAIEDNRFYDHAGVDAQGIIRALTSNLTQGTRQGASTLTQQYVTNVLNESRLSEGRPEDVVLSGQKTVGDKLREIKLALELEKRFSKDQILEGYLNIVFFNRNAYGIEAASRYFFSTSASDLTLPQAALLAGLVNGPSIYDPFASPDAALARRNLVLDRMLEQGKITPVDHGVAVATPIELNITPSLQGCAGTTFATYFCDYVSHLILNNEDYGATLEDRERLLYRGGLTITTTLDSRLQNLAQQQVDASAGANPDKWGAAMTTVQPGTGKILAMAQNTVFVPQEGKYDTQLNFNVDAKDENGYDLNGAGGFQPGSTMKPFIYAEWLNEGKNPTAVVDASRRVYPVGFQWRSSCGKVLGGYSTAQKAQNLGADDDLQNNDDGYYRPMPINYGLYNSINTATFATAAQLDFCGIQKMVDAVGLHSGLDNAPINMHQIGNLLGSIGVAPMVLANAYATFANDGTYCKPIAITGISDSQGREYEPQTPECREAVKPAVARGVNAVLQDVLKVGSGVYIEPKVHTKAPVAAKTGTSNNNGATWIAGYTTSLATASFFGDTSAGQQRAGQNITINGKFYKSLDGYMIAGPQWANYMTEAVALYPSVAFPAPPAPPAPTPSVPTTPQPTRR
- a CDS encoding FAD-dependent oxidoreductase, whose translation is MNGNTLRTVDCDVLVIGSGAGGMSAAVTAAFHGLKVMVVEKANVCGGATSWSGGWAWAPGNPLAKEEGVNEDKETFRTYLREVLGGQYQVSRVDAFLEAAPHMVGFFHDKTSLQFVPGSKINDIYGELPGAGTGNRSVGPKPLNARTIKPGLRAKMRHQLYETSFLGMGIMAGPDLSKFLSASQGNPKGLFHAGWRFGFHLLDLLTHRRNMQLVNGTALTARLMKSADDLGVDIRVSTPATALLKDGNGKVTGAVVRSPEGELQIKARRGVVLASGGFPNDVQRRKELFPKTPTGREHWTLSPGETTGDGINLAQAVGARFRSDVKSPAAWCPVSLVPYRNGRTGVFPHIMDRAKPGSIGVRADGKRFVNEANGYYDYVEALLAATPEGETVESWQIADSRFVRRFPLGMAKPLPVPLLPYLRSGYLVKGRTLEELASKCGIDPTELRRTVARFNANARAGVDPEFGRGETAFNRYGGDATTKPNPSLGPIEKGPFYAVRVVPGSFGTFAGLDTDSRSRALNHDGGPIEGLYVAGNDQASVMGGHYPAGGINLGPALTFGYIAGRHLAGVERYEDDGTQAEGTQAHSTQADVTHADVEHAL
- a CDS encoding sugar phosphate isomerase/epimerase, which codes for MSTQNRRLGIAQLSLVGTAPPDLVTIAAQAGFDFIGARVRPVTTTERPYDLQPGSPMLKETLERMADTGITVEDIEFLLLDGTGLQNGQDQREAWLLMMEAGQALGASTLTVACADPDLDRFGDHLAQMTQDGQAYGIIPTLEPIAYQSVRSIPQSVTLAQRAGCKVVVDALHFNRFGGTADELETAAHLVPLIQLCDGPAVAPGSREALITESRSERGVPGAGGFDLHSILAAFPAETPVSIETPSDKRVAEMGELAWAKHLKAAADAVLNTTELSNTALNTTELSNTALTRSSK
- a CDS encoding FAD-dependent oxidoreductase; its protein translation is MISSTAAASPLTLGRNGRTPKTLRNRLASAPMERNYGTTDGFITEQYIDYLLTRAKAGLGMVTTEATYVRADGKGRTHQLGLHTDAMIPGLRRLTDALHAEGALAAVELNHGGRTAQSAVSGFKNLAPSPVPCPTAGGEVPRELTAAECYELVDAYAVAARRAVAAGFDVINLHGAHGYLIHQFMSPISNHRTDEFAAPEFFMNLVIDAVRDAVPDAIVGMRVSVVEGPADGISAEQQVGIIAKAHLEKLDFLDISAGSYDAGEWIVQSGEWKPGILADYAKAYRRFGLPLGMAGRLNSPEIIEEVLSEGTCDFVSLARAIHADPAFVGGVLRGDRYRPCIACNVCIDNLGLGQVTCTVNPAVGRSRVPVPTPAVRPASKVLVVGAGPAGLTAARELAEAGARVTLMDDGVRPGGQFALAERMKSTPDFHRFADWSTAENERLGVEVRLGAHVDTSDAGALARGFGADAVVIATGGVRPAPGFVGGDSPRVSDIREWLAAHPEVLDVHPEDPDGGPSGSAGSVPEAVTIWGADSVAMSVADTLAARGTAVLIVGPQETMAPESGRRAKILAVPRLEANPKVRIFLSSTIEEFDGARVRVNHSGVEEWLDAPGDLLVSRSVLPMDGAITAEEREAQLSLSAAVPVAIAGTVIDKTPAIVSNAVKSGYDAAQRIATALALTPSADTLGTPSAEFAGTVPDRRTVPANSQHSSDLADTEHAFTLNGARK
- a CDS encoding Gfo/Idh/MocA family protein, whose amino-acid sequence is MTSPATAPRTFRVGIAGCGAISRNHLEAFHALKNVKIVGVCDVDEERARATAEAWGVPNAVTSVEELLNLGLDIVSVCTPHPTHEEVVLQAAAAGVNVLCEKPIATKLESAERMVAACENAGVQLGVLFQRRFWPASQKIRTAIDDGTLGRAIMAQCSVMLHRAPDYYNRDAWRGTWESDGGGVLMSQAVHQIDLLQWYLGDVAEVYGKVNTYRHGDFIEVEDSATAVITFTSGAMATLQASTAVSPNLGIQLRITGETGASASLTEFPEGSDGRLDLWAVGERIVVEPVHPEGVEPNVDLSIINGQLIPFHKLQVQDFVQALENRTEPAITGKDALKSLRILLAVYESSRTGAPVRFAPGHPAHTAIPERRIRQKVAG
- a CDS encoding MFS transporter — translated: MGNVQQHSPSEVNPATPAEHVKTPKKAALASFLGSTLEYYDFFIYGTAAALIFPKIFFPGGDPVVALLGAMATFGVGYLARPLGGLVMSHYGDKIGRKQALMITLVIMGVASIGIGFLPTYGQIGYWATALLLVGRLAQGFSAGAEAAGASTLTMEHSPEGRRAFFTSFVMTGYASGMVLSTVVFIPLAALPEEHLLSWGWRVPFWLSVVVLAVAYWIRTRLDEPPVFEEIVEHNKPKAIPAVAVFKTQWRDVLRVGVVMLFSVMQTTFTVYALAYATGPAVGIDRTLMLTVNAVTIGLSMVTIPISAMISDRIGRKKVLLVGALGCALTTIGYFWAISEQNIFMIFLFGFLNMTVFYSCWNGVWTVFFPEMFPAAVRYSGMAIGSQIGLILAGFAPAIATLLAQPGPNGWWPVAGFTILCLAASAIAIMTARETYNVPLEDLGKPRASR